The proteins below come from a single Miscanthus floridulus cultivar M001 chromosome 1, ASM1932011v1, whole genome shotgun sequence genomic window:
- the LOC136460685 gene encoding uncharacterized protein: MVEEDEVEEIERAEPKPQSIWILRKRGEEIVVVEEENTTREIKRLKSAIARVMTQIEGIAQIAEQRHQLMKRMEPLTEENKKLREALNLSEKSIKRAQRKQDLVESNSWDLEHQKGVLSEQLMAASEQLKKKSKQLAIVSEELKNMSEQLGKKTGQLKSKSEQLDQKCEQFENVSKQKSKQDAELSQLRQTVEQIRQDKAKELERANKLAKELKDYHHKAKAQFDMLVQEAKVQKENFNTVTAAIKLVLDCVDIETAPHPNGRQQGPDTII; this comes from the exons AtggtggaggaggatgaggttGAGGAGATCGAGCGTGCTGAACCTAAACCCCAGTCCATATGGATTCTTCGAAAACGCGGGGAAGAGAtagtagttgtcgaggaagaaaacaccaccagggagataaagaggttgaaatccgccattgctagagttatgactcaaatcgag GGGATAGCTCAAATAGCCGAGCAACGGCACCAACtaatgaagaggatggagcccctcactgagGAGAACAAGAAACTCCGAGAGGCATTAAATCTTTCAGAAAAGAGCATTAAGAGGGCCCAGCGCAAGCAGGACCTTGTGGAGTCTAACTCATGGGACCTAGAACATCAGAAGGGGGTTCTGTCCGAGCAACTAATGGCTGCatccgagcagctgaagaagaaatCCAAGCAACtggcgattgtatccgaggagctaaaaaatatgtccgagcaattgggcaagaaaaCCGGACAGCTCAAAAGTAAATCTGAGCAGCTCGATCAGAAGTGCGAGCAGTTCGAgaatgtatccaagcagaaatcTA agcaagatgcagaactcagcCAGCTACGCCAGACCGTCGAGCAAATCCGACAAGATAAAGCGAAAGAGTTAGAGCGAGCAAATAAACTGGCTAAAGAACTGAAAG ATTATCAccataaagccaaggcacagttcgatatgctggtgcaggaagccaaggTCCAAAAAGAAAACTTCAACACTGTAACCGCCGCAATAAAACTAGTACTCGACTGCGTCGATATTGAAACGGCACCTCATCCTAAtggtaggcagcaagggccagacaccatcatctag